One part of the Hydrogenobacter sp. T-2 genome encodes these proteins:
- a CDS encoding PhoX family protein, translated as MGEYFEEILERAISRRDVLKGMLLGSVVLGLSPKVSFSKSLGFRSIQPSTEDRIILPEGFEYVVLIRWGDALDKGPSLDWKRIYEKGPSWEDVERQKFSFGYNCDYVGFFRLSDDRALLVVNHEYTNPELMFSNFAPSGQRPTREEAMLMLEAHGVSVVEIRKSNGKWHYVKGSPYNRRITGSTRCEISGLAKGHTLMKSSYDKEGEFVYGTLNNCSGGKTPWGTVLTCEENFHSYFWGDEFKIEHPKARLIQELHYRYRVPSEWAMVYGFYKYSERFNIEKEPTEPLRFGWVVEVDPFNPTKPPIKRTALGRFKHEAANCVVAPDGRVVVYMGDDERFEYVYKFITKGKYDPNNRQANMDLLDEGELYVAKFKDDLTGEWILIAKCEKKPDGTYAITPNPDLPEPFKSDPVLCFINTRGAADALGATMMDRPEDIEWNPLTKSAWVALTFNERRGASGQPGTDRANPRANNVMGHVLEIKEANGNPASTTFTWQIPILCGDPNASEENKKLIIYGQPASSSTPAISAPDNFVIDRLGNVWIATDGNPNSSRLKKNDGVYVLNPFTKEFKMFLSGVPGCEICGPEFSDDWKTFFCAIQHPGEGGLGGQLTRWPYESDIPIPRPSVIAVWRKDGGEIFA; from the coding sequence CTTTAGAAGCATTCAACCAAGCACAGAGGATAGGATAATTCTGCCAGAAGGTTTTGAATATGTGGTGCTCATACGCTGGGGTGATGCCTTAGACAAAGGACCATCTCTTGACTGGAAGAGGATTTACGAAAAAGGTCCTTCATGGGAGGATGTGGAGCGTCAAAAATTTTCCTTTGGATATAACTGTGATTATGTAGGTTTTTTCAGACTGTCGGATGATAGGGCACTGCTTGTGGTAAACCATGAATATACAAATCCAGAGCTTATGTTTTCCAATTTTGCTCCCTCGGGGCAAAGACCAACCAGAGAAGAAGCTATGCTTATGTTAGAAGCACATGGCGTGTCTGTGGTAGAAATAAGAAAGTCCAATGGTAAGTGGCATTATGTGAAAGGCTCACCTTACAATAGAAGGATAACAGGCTCTACCAGATGTGAAATAAGCGGTCTTGCAAAAGGGCACACACTCATGAAATCCTCCTACGATAAGGAAGGTGAGTTCGTATATGGCACTCTAAATAACTGCTCTGGTGGTAAAACTCCTTGGGGAACGGTGTTAACCTGTGAAGAGAACTTTCATAGCTACTTTTGGGGAGACGAGTTTAAGATAGAACACCCTAAAGCAAGGTTGATACAGGAACTTCACTACCGTTATAGGGTTCCCAGTGAGTGGGCTATGGTGTATGGTTTTTATAAATACAGTGAGCGTTTCAATATAGAAAAGGAGCCTACAGAACCACTTCGTTTCGGTTGGGTGGTAGAGGTTGACCCATTTAACCCTACAAAACCACCTATAAAGAGAACCGCTCTCGGAAGGTTCAAGCACGAAGCAGCAAACTGTGTAGTAGCACCAGATGGTAGGGTGGTGGTCTATATGGGAGATGACGAAAGGTTTGAGTATGTCTATAAGTTTATTACAAAGGGTAAATATGACCCTAACAACAGGCAAGCAAACATGGACCTTCTTGATGAGGGTGAGCTATATGTGGCAAAGTTCAAGGATGACCTTACTGGAGAGTGGATACTTATAGCCAAGTGCGAAAAAAAGCCAGATGGCACTTATGCTATAACACCCAATCCAGACCTTCCTGAACCTTTCAAAAGCGACCCAGTCCTTTGTTTCATAAACACAAGAGGCGCTGCGGATGCACTTGGAGCTACCATGATGGACAGACCAGAAGATATAGAATGGAATCCGTTGACAAAAAGTGCATGGGTAGCTCTAACCTTTAATGAAAGAAGAGGGGCAAGCGGGCAACCGGGAACTGACAGAGCTAACCCCAGAGCGAACAATGTAATGGGGCACGTGTTAGAGATAAAAGAGGCAAACGGTAATCCTGCGTCAACCACATTCACGTGGCAAATACCAATACTTTGTGGTGATCCCAACGCTTCTGAAGAAAACAAGAAATTGATAATTTACGGTCAACCTGCAAGCTCCTCAACGCCTGCTATTTCTGCACCAGACAACTTTGTGATAGATAGGCTCGGAAACGTATGGATAGCCACAGATGGCAATCCAAACTCCTCAAGACTCAAGAAGAACGACGGAGTTTACGTGCTTAATCCCTTTACTAAAGAATTTAAAATGTTCCTCTCTGGAGTGCCTGGCTGTGAAATATGCGGACCTGAGTTTTCGGATGACTGGAAAACCTTTTTCTGTGCCATACAACACCCAGGAGAGGGTGGTTTAGGGGGTCAACTAACAAGATGGCCATATGAGAGCGATATTCCAATTCCAAGACCTTCGGTAATAGCAGTCTGGAGGAAGGACGGAGGAGAAATATTTGCATAA
- a CDS encoding OsmC family protein gives MKVRVVQKEDFHFIGTGESGREVPIDAAGYVGGKGRGIRPPELLFHSIAGCVGIHLYEALHKEGKHTEHIEIETDAERITEGYPKVFTKIYLFVKVKGDVSEEDVKKALDKTIYDPGTCSIAYMINKVAPIEYKIELL, from the coding sequence ATGAAAGTAAGGGTGGTTCAAAAGGAAGACTTTCACTTCATAGGTACAGGTGAGTCTGGCAGAGAGGTGCCAATAGACGCAGCGGGTTATGTGGGTGGTAAGGGTAGAGGTATAAGACCTCCAGAGCTTCTCTTTCATTCCATAGCGGGTTGTGTGGGTATACATCTCTACGAAGCTCTGCATAAAGAAGGCAAGCACACGGAACACATAGAGATAGAAACGGATGCAGAGAGGATAACAGAGGGATATCCAAAGGTTTTTACCAAGATATACCTCTTTGTAAAGGTAAAAGGCGATGTCTCTGAAGAAGATGTGAAAAAAGCCTTAGATAAAACCATATACGACCCTGGAACCTGTTCCATAGCCTACATGATAAACAAGGTGGCACCCATAGAATACAAAATAGAGCTCTTGTAG
- the accC gene encoding acetyl-CoA carboxylase biotin carboxylase subunit has translation MFKKVLIANRGEIACRIIRACKELGIRTVAIYNEIESTARHVKMADEAYMIGVNPLDTYLNAERIVDLALEVGADAIHPGYGFLAENEHFARLCEEKGINFIGPHWKVIELMGDKARSKEIAKKAGLPTVPGSDGILKDEQEAKQIAREIGYPVLLKASAGGGGRGIRICRNEEELLKNYENAYNEALKAFGRGDLLLEKYIENPHHIEFQVLGDKYGNVIHLGERDCSIQRRNQKLVEIAPSLLLTPGRRAYYGELVAKAAKEIGYYSAGTMEFVADEKGNIYFIEMNTRIQVEHPVTEMITGVDIVKWQIRIAAGEPLRYKQEDIKFNGYSIEVRINAEDPKKNFAPSIGTIERYYAPGGFGIRVEHAASRGYEVTPYYDSMIAKLIVWAPQWEVAIDRMKAALETYEITGIKTTIPLLIEIMKDPDFRAGKFNTKYLETHPHLFEYEEVRNKEDFVAFISAAIAAYHGL, from the coding sequence ATGTTTAAAAAGGTTCTCATAGCAAACAGGGGTGAGATAGCCTGTAGGATTATAAGAGCCTGCAAGGAGCTTGGCATAAGAACCGTTGCCATATACAATGAGATAGAGTCCACCGCAAGGCATGTGAAGATGGCGGATGAAGCCTATATGATAGGGGTAAACCCCTTAGATACATACCTTAATGCGGAACGTATAGTAGACCTTGCTTTGGAAGTGGGTGCGGATGCCATCCATCCGGGCTATGGCTTTTTGGCAGAAAACGAACACTTTGCGAGGCTCTGTGAGGAAAAGGGAATAAACTTTATAGGTCCTCATTGGAAGGTTATAGAGCTTATGGGAGACAAAGCGAGGTCTAAGGAAATAGCCAAAAAGGCAGGACTTCCCACTGTGCCCGGAAGCGATGGTATTCTAAAGGATGAGCAAGAAGCCAAACAGATAGCGAGAGAAATAGGCTACCCTGTGCTTTTGAAGGCTTCCGCTGGTGGCGGTGGAAGAGGTATAAGGATATGCAGGAACGAGGAAGAACTGCTGAAAAACTACGAAAACGCCTATAACGAAGCCCTAAAAGCCTTTGGCAGGGGAGACCTTTTGCTTGAAAAATACATAGAAAACCCACACCACATAGAGTTTCAGGTTCTTGGGGACAAATACGGTAATGTTATACATCTCGGTGAGAGGGATTGCTCCATTCAAAGGAGAAACCAAAAGCTCGTAGAAATAGCACCATCTTTGCTCCTTACTCCCGGTCGGAGGGCATACTATGGAGAGCTTGTAGCTAAGGCGGCAAAGGAGATAGGATACTACAGTGCAGGCACTATGGAGTTTGTAGCAGACGAGAAGGGAAACATATACTTCATTGAGATGAACACAAGGATTCAGGTAGAGCATCCAGTCACGGAGATGATAACAGGCGTGGACATAGTAAAGTGGCAGATTAGAATCGCTGCTGGTGAGCCTCTAAGATATAAGCAGGAAGACATAAAGTTTAATGGCTACTCCATAGAGGTGAGGATAAACGCAGAAGACCCCAAAAAGAACTTTGCACCAAGCATAGGAACTATAGAAAGGTATTATGCACCCGGTGGCTTTGGTATAAGGGTGGAGCATGCAGCGTCAAGGGGTTATGAGGTAACCCCCTACTACGACTCTATGATAGCCAAGCTCATAGTCTGGGCTCCTCAGTGGGAGGTTGCCATAGACCGTATGAAGGCAGCTTTGGAGACCTACGAGATTACTGGCATAAAGACCACTATACCCTTGCTTATAGAGATAATGAAGGACCCAGACTTTAGGGCTGGTAAGTTTAACACCAAGTATTTAGAGACCCATCCTCATCTCTTTGAGTATGAGGAGGTAAGAAACAAGGAAGATTTTGTAGCCTTTATATCTGCGGCGATAGCCGCATATCATGGACTATAA